The Agelaius phoeniceus isolate bAgePho1 chromosome 4, bAgePho1.hap1, whole genome shotgun sequence genome includes a region encoding these proteins:
- the CEP44 gene encoding centrosomal protein of 44 kDa isoform X1, producing the protein MATGDLNGSLRKIEQGLRLLNYPRDVDYTVLVKGDPAAFLPIISYCFTSFSTCIAELLVKCDVELTAKSDLRFIEAVYKFLRDQFQYKPILTKEQFLQVGFAERKMQIVCDVINCVVKKHKELNNSNKVKSQTRKKIRPLKSEVWSNCGKGLADPSCSALNSKQHTRKKPLVERHSGNEVSGDLCPLPLPAQGGTEEELCPDYDIVEVKCEQVIEENSQIEFLKSQLADFQEKLHKLDWMEDKLQVLEEKLQGKVIVDEKDWNNLLNRVLLLETELLLQSKKRDFLKDFSNINQKRTSSSIPVSLDSERNEEMPGSHLQSSGCGSLLSTDQSPKDMTINSHDLTDISKETIRQRMEKISKIIEETFKLFKTSSPPLGIPASTGLQTWSLQTYGYQK; encoded by the exons ATGGCAACAGGAGACCTAAATGGAAGTTTAAGAAAAATAGAACAAGGACTTCGCTTGTTAAATTATCCACGAGATGTGGATTATACGGT GTTAGTAAAGGGTGATCCAGCTGCATTTTTACCTATCATCAGCTATTGTTTTACATCTTTTTCAACTTGCATAGCAGAGCTTTTGGTAAAGTGTGATGTGGAACTGACAGCCAAGAGCGACTTGCGTTTTATTGAAGCTGTTTATAAG TTTCTTCGAGATCAATTTCAGTACAAACCAATTTTAACAAAAGAGCAGTTTCTTCAGGTTGGctttgcagaaagaaaaatgcaaattgtTTGTGACGTTATCAACTGTGTGGTGAAGAAACATAAGGAGTTGAATAACTCTAATAAG GTTAAATCCCAAacgagaaaaaaaattagaccTCTTAAATCTGAAGTGTGGTCAAATTGTGGTAAAGGTCTTGCTGATCCAAGTTGCAGTGCTCTGAATTCCAAGCAg caTACTCGAAAGAAGCCTCTAGTTGAACGACACTCAGGAAATGAAGTTAGTGGTGATCTTTGTCCACTACCCCTTCCAGCACAGGGAGGCACTGAGGAAGAATTGTGCCCAGATTATGATATTGTGGAAGTTAAATGTGAACAA GTCATAGAAGAAAATTCACAAATTGAGTTTTTAAAGAGTCAGCTTGCAGATTTCCAGGAAAAGCTTCATAAGCTAGATTGGATGGAAGATAAGCTACAAGTTTTAGAAGAGAAACTGCAAGGAAAGGTGATCGTAGATGAGAAGGACTGGAATAACTTACTGAATCGAGTTTTGCTTCTTGAAACAGAACTGTTGTTACAATCCAAAAAG AGAGACTTTCTTAAAGACTTCAGCAATATAAATCAAAAAAGAACTTCTAGTAGCATTCCAGTTTCCCTTG ATTCAGAGAGGAATGAGGAGATGCCAGGGAGTCATCTTCAGTCGTCTGGATGCGGTTCACTGTTATCCACAGACCAATCTCCCAAAGACATGACCATTAATTCTCATGATCTGACAGACATTTCAAAG GAGACAATAAGACAAAGAATGGAAAAGATAAGTAAAAT
- the CEP44 gene encoding centrosomal protein of 44 kDa isoform X3, with amino-acid sequence MATGDLNGSLRKIEQGLRLLNYPRDVDYTVLVKGDPAAFLPIISYCFTSFSTCIAELLVKCDVELTAKSDLRFIEAVYKFLRDQFQYKPILTKEQFLQVGFAERKMQIVCDVINCVVKKHKELNNSNKVKSQTRKKIRPLKSEVWSNCGKGLADPSCSALNSKQHTRKKPLVERHSGNEVSGDLCPLPLPAQGGTEEELCPDYDIVEVKCEQVIEENSQIEFLKSQLADFQEKLHKLDWMEDKLQVLEEKLQGKVIVDEKDWNNLLNRVLLLETELLLQSKKRDFLKDFSNINQKRTSSSIPVSLDSERNEEMPGSHLQSSGCGSLLSTDQSPKDMTINSHDLTDISKN; translated from the exons ATGGCAACAGGAGACCTAAATGGAAGTTTAAGAAAAATAGAACAAGGACTTCGCTTGTTAAATTATCCACGAGATGTGGATTATACGGT GTTAGTAAAGGGTGATCCAGCTGCATTTTTACCTATCATCAGCTATTGTTTTACATCTTTTTCAACTTGCATAGCAGAGCTTTTGGTAAAGTGTGATGTGGAACTGACAGCCAAGAGCGACTTGCGTTTTATTGAAGCTGTTTATAAG TTTCTTCGAGATCAATTTCAGTACAAACCAATTTTAACAAAAGAGCAGTTTCTTCAGGTTGGctttgcagaaagaaaaatgcaaattgtTTGTGACGTTATCAACTGTGTGGTGAAGAAACATAAGGAGTTGAATAACTCTAATAAG GTTAAATCCCAAacgagaaaaaaaattagaccTCTTAAATCTGAAGTGTGGTCAAATTGTGGTAAAGGTCTTGCTGATCCAAGTTGCAGTGCTCTGAATTCCAAGCAg caTACTCGAAAGAAGCCTCTAGTTGAACGACACTCAGGAAATGAAGTTAGTGGTGATCTTTGTCCACTACCCCTTCCAGCACAGGGAGGCACTGAGGAAGAATTGTGCCCAGATTATGATATTGTGGAAGTTAAATGTGAACAA GTCATAGAAGAAAATTCACAAATTGAGTTTTTAAAGAGTCAGCTTGCAGATTTCCAGGAAAAGCTTCATAAGCTAGATTGGATGGAAGATAAGCTACAAGTTTTAGAAGAGAAACTGCAAGGAAAGGTGATCGTAGATGAGAAGGACTGGAATAACTTACTGAATCGAGTTTTGCTTCTTGAAACAGAACTGTTGTTACAATCCAAAAAG AGAGACTTTCTTAAAGACTTCAGCAATATAAATCAAAAAAGAACTTCTAGTAGCATTCCAGTTTCCCTTG ATTCAGAGAGGAATGAGGAGATGCCAGGGAGTCATCTTCAGTCGTCTGGATGCGGTTCACTGTTATCCACAGACCAATCTCCCAAAGACATGACCATTAATTCTCATGATCTGACAGACATTTCAAAG
- the CEP44 gene encoding centrosomal protein of 44 kDa isoform X5 yields the protein MATGDLNGSLRKIEQGLRLLNYPRDVDYTVLVKGDPAAFLPIISYCFTSFSTCIAELLVKCDVELTAKSDLRFIEAVYKFLRDQFQYKPILTKEQFLQVGFAERKMQIVCDVINCVVKKHKELNNSNKVKSQTRKKIRPLKSEVWSNCGKGLADPSCSALNSKQHTRKKPLVERHSGNEVSGDLCPLPLPAQGGTEEELCPDYDIVEVKCEQVIEENSQIEFLKSQLADFQEKLHKLDWMEDKLQVLEEKLQGKVIVDEKDWNNLLNRVLLLETELLLQSKKRDFLKDFSNINQKRTSSSIPVSLADLAKESKKAKVT from the exons ATGGCAACAGGAGACCTAAATGGAAGTTTAAGAAAAATAGAACAAGGACTTCGCTTGTTAAATTATCCACGAGATGTGGATTATACGGT GTTAGTAAAGGGTGATCCAGCTGCATTTTTACCTATCATCAGCTATTGTTTTACATCTTTTTCAACTTGCATAGCAGAGCTTTTGGTAAAGTGTGATGTGGAACTGACAGCCAAGAGCGACTTGCGTTTTATTGAAGCTGTTTATAAG TTTCTTCGAGATCAATTTCAGTACAAACCAATTTTAACAAAAGAGCAGTTTCTTCAGGTTGGctttgcagaaagaaaaatgcaaattgtTTGTGACGTTATCAACTGTGTGGTGAAGAAACATAAGGAGTTGAATAACTCTAATAAG GTTAAATCCCAAacgagaaaaaaaattagaccTCTTAAATCTGAAGTGTGGTCAAATTGTGGTAAAGGTCTTGCTGATCCAAGTTGCAGTGCTCTGAATTCCAAGCAg caTACTCGAAAGAAGCCTCTAGTTGAACGACACTCAGGAAATGAAGTTAGTGGTGATCTTTGTCCACTACCCCTTCCAGCACAGGGAGGCACTGAGGAAGAATTGTGCCCAGATTATGATATTGTGGAAGTTAAATGTGAACAA GTCATAGAAGAAAATTCACAAATTGAGTTTTTAAAGAGTCAGCTTGCAGATTTCCAGGAAAAGCTTCATAAGCTAGATTGGATGGAAGATAAGCTACAAGTTTTAGAAGAGAAACTGCAAGGAAAGGTGATCGTAGATGAGAAGGACTGGAATAACTTACTGAATCGAGTTTTGCTTCTTGAAACAGAACTGTTGTTACAATCCAAAAAG AGAGACTTTCTTAAAGACTTCAGCAATATAAATCAAAAAAGAACTTCTAGTAGCATTCCAGTTTCCCTTG CTGACCTTGCAAAAGAGAGCAAGAAGGCAAAGGTGACATAA
- the CEP44 gene encoding centrosomal protein of 44 kDa isoform X2 → MATGDLNGSLRKIEQGLRLLNYPRDVDYTVLVKGDPAAFLPIISYCFTSFSTCIAELLVKCDVELTAKSDLRFIEAVYKFLRDQFQYKPILTKEQFLQVGFAERKMQIVCDVINCVVKKHKELNNSNKHTRKKPLVERHSGNEVSGDLCPLPLPAQGGTEEELCPDYDIVEVKCEQVIEENSQIEFLKSQLADFQEKLHKLDWMEDKLQVLEEKLQGKVIVDEKDWNNLLNRVLLLETELLLQSKKRDFLKDFSNINQKRTSSSIPVSLDSERNEEMPGSHLQSSGCGSLLSTDQSPKDMTINSHDLTDISKETIRQRMEKISKIIEETFKLFKTSSPPLGIPASTGLQTWSLQTYGYQK, encoded by the exons ATGGCAACAGGAGACCTAAATGGAAGTTTAAGAAAAATAGAACAAGGACTTCGCTTGTTAAATTATCCACGAGATGTGGATTATACGGT GTTAGTAAAGGGTGATCCAGCTGCATTTTTACCTATCATCAGCTATTGTTTTACATCTTTTTCAACTTGCATAGCAGAGCTTTTGGTAAAGTGTGATGTGGAACTGACAGCCAAGAGCGACTTGCGTTTTATTGAAGCTGTTTATAAG TTTCTTCGAGATCAATTTCAGTACAAACCAATTTTAACAAAAGAGCAGTTTCTTCAGGTTGGctttgcagaaagaaaaatgcaaattgtTTGTGACGTTATCAACTGTGTGGTGAAGAAACATAAGGAGTTGAATAACTCTAATAAG caTACTCGAAAGAAGCCTCTAGTTGAACGACACTCAGGAAATGAAGTTAGTGGTGATCTTTGTCCACTACCCCTTCCAGCACAGGGAGGCACTGAGGAAGAATTGTGCCCAGATTATGATATTGTGGAAGTTAAATGTGAACAA GTCATAGAAGAAAATTCACAAATTGAGTTTTTAAAGAGTCAGCTTGCAGATTTCCAGGAAAAGCTTCATAAGCTAGATTGGATGGAAGATAAGCTACAAGTTTTAGAAGAGAAACTGCAAGGAAAGGTGATCGTAGATGAGAAGGACTGGAATAACTTACTGAATCGAGTTTTGCTTCTTGAAACAGAACTGTTGTTACAATCCAAAAAG AGAGACTTTCTTAAAGACTTCAGCAATATAAATCAAAAAAGAACTTCTAGTAGCATTCCAGTTTCCCTTG ATTCAGAGAGGAATGAGGAGATGCCAGGGAGTCATCTTCAGTCGTCTGGATGCGGTTCACTGTTATCCACAGACCAATCTCCCAAAGACATGACCATTAATTCTCATGATCTGACAGACATTTCAAAG GAGACAATAAGACAAAGAATGGAAAAGATAAGTAAAAT